A genomic stretch from Edaphobacter aggregans includes:
- a CDS encoding carbohydrate-binding protein, whose protein sequence is MRKSIVSASNAGASPEVGEWLDLDSVARVEITSEDPAFPIEHALGKDVTTGWRASMTGPQIVRLLFDAPLAIRRIQLHFVDKVSERSQEFAVFAGEVGELGEVVRQQWNFSPHGTTEESEDYTVDLRDVTVLELRIDPDRSHDPKQSRHHASLQRLRLA, encoded by the coding sequence GTGAGGAAGAGTATTGTTTCTGCTTCGAACGCGGGAGCGTCGCCCGAGGTTGGTGAGTGGCTCGATCTGGATAGTGTTGCGCGGGTGGAGATTACATCGGAGGATCCGGCGTTTCCGATTGAGCATGCGCTGGGCAAGGATGTGACGACGGGGTGGAGAGCGTCGATGACGGGGCCGCAGATCGTGCGGTTGCTGTTCGATGCTCCGTTGGCGATTCGGCGGATTCAGCTGCATTTTGTGGATAAGGTCTCGGAACGGTCGCAGGAGTTTGCGGTGTTTGCGGGCGAGGTCGGGGAGCTCGGCGAGGTGGTGCGGCAGCAGTGGAACTTTTCGCCTCATGGGACGACGGAGGAGAGCGAAGACTATACCGTGGACCTGCGCGATGTGACGGTGCTGGAGTTGAGGATCGATCCGGATAGGAGCCATGACCCGAAGCAGAGTCGGCACCATGCTTCGTTGCAGCGGCTGAGGCTGGCTTAG
- a CDS encoding ABC transporter permease — protein sequence MNDAPRPFWKPLRRILITLPVLWVVVSVVFLLIHLVPGDPIVQMLGEGATASDIDALRHSYGLDAPLTQQYTHYWHGILHADLGQSLRLHDSVTHLILQRYPYTLALTLAALLIGIAISIPAGIWSALHRNRWQDRTLGVLSLVGLSFPNFALGPILILIFSISLGWLPVSTAGDGTLTSFLLHLILPAITLGLGLAAILTRMVRTAMLEELNQDYIRTARAKGLTENAVVYRHALRNALIPVLTVIGLQFGSLLAGAIVTETIFSWPGIGRLTLSAISNRDYALVQGCILAVGLTYVAVNLLTDIAYTIANPRIRTS from the coding sequence ATGAACGACGCACCTCGGCCCTTCTGGAAGCCTCTCCGCCGCATCCTAATCACCCTCCCGGTCCTCTGGGTCGTAGTCTCCGTCGTCTTCCTCCTCATCCACCTAGTCCCCGGCGACCCCATCGTGCAGATGCTCGGCGAAGGAGCCACCGCCTCCGACATCGACGCCCTCCGCCACTCCTACGGCCTCGACGCCCCACTCACCCAGCAGTACACCCACTACTGGCACGGCATCCTCCACGCCGACCTCGGCCAATCCCTCCGCCTTCACGACTCCGTCACCCACCTTATCCTCCAGCGCTACCCCTACACCCTCGCTCTCACCCTCGCCGCACTCCTCATCGGCATCGCCATCTCCATCCCCGCAGGAATCTGGTCCGCCCTCCACCGAAACCGCTGGCAAGACCGCACCCTCGGAGTCCTCTCCCTCGTCGGCCTATCCTTCCCCAACTTCGCCCTCGGCCCCATCCTGATCCTCATCTTCTCCATCTCATTAGGCTGGCTCCCTGTCTCAACCGCAGGCGACGGCACCCTAACCAGCTTCCTCCTCCACCTGATCCTCCCCGCCATCACCCTCGGCCTCGGACTAGCCGCCATCCTCACCCGCATGGTCCGCACCGCCATGCTCGAAGAGCTAAACCAGGACTACATCCGCACCGCACGCGCCAAAGGTCTCACCGAAAACGCCGTCGTCTACCGCCACGCCCTCCGCAACGCATTGATCCCGGTCCTCACGGTCATCGGCCTCCAGTTCGGCAGCCTCCTCGCCGGAGCAATCGTCACCGAAACCATCTTCAGCTGGCCCGGCATCGGCCGCCTCACCCTCTCCGCCATCTCCAACCGCGACTACGCCCTGGTCCAGGGCTGCATTCTGGCCGTAGGCCTAACCTACGTAGCCGTAAACCTCCTCACCGACATCGCCTACACCATAGCCAACCCCCGCATCCGGACCAGCTAA
- a CDS encoding ABC transporter permease: MRVKRQPLAAIGVGLLVVFVVCAVFAPWLAPQDPARLDLTGRLMGPSAAHWFGTDELGRDILSRTLYGARISLVVAVSVVGLSLAIGLVAGCLAGFYGGWADTVINVYVMNAFLALPGILLAIAFVAFMGPGLGNVIVALAISGWVGYARLVRGQVMAVKEREFVEAARALGASDLRVMTRHVLPNILQPLIVQAAIGMAGAVLAEATLSFLGLGVPPPAASWGSMLNDARSHLFDSPHLVFFPAMAVMLCVLSFNFIGDALRDFMDPRTRLSAGL, from the coding sequence ATGAGGGTGAAGCGGCAGCCTTTGGCGGCGATTGGGGTTGGGCTGCTGGTGGTGTTTGTGGTTTGTGCGGTGTTTGCGCCCTGGCTGGCTCCGCAGGATCCGGCGAGGCTGGATTTGACGGGGCGGTTGATGGGGCCGAGTGCGGCTCATTGGTTTGGGACGGATGAGCTGGGGCGGGATATTCTTTCGCGGACGTTGTATGGGGCGCGGATTTCGCTGGTGGTGGCGGTAAGTGTAGTGGGGCTGTCGTTGGCGATTGGGCTGGTGGCTGGGTGTTTGGCTGGGTTTTATGGCGGATGGGCGGACACGGTGATCAATGTGTATGTGATGAATGCGTTTCTGGCGCTGCCGGGGATTTTGCTGGCGATTGCGTTTGTTGCGTTCATGGGGCCGGGGCTGGGAAATGTGATTGTGGCGCTGGCGATCTCGGGATGGGTGGGGTATGCACGGCTGGTGCGGGGTCAGGTGATGGCGGTGAAGGAGCGGGAGTTTGTGGAGGCGGCTCGGGCGCTGGGGGCTTCGGATTTGCGCGTGATGACGCGGCATGTGCTGCCGAATATCCTGCAGCCGCTGATTGTGCAGGCGGCGATTGGGATGGCCGGGGCGGTGTTGGCGGAGGCTACGCTGAGCTTTCTGGGGTTGGGGGTTCCTCCGCCGGCGGCTAGCTGGGGGTCGATGCTGAATGATGCGCGGTCGCATCTGTTTGACTCGCCGCATCTGGTGTTCTTTCCGGCGATGGCGGTGATGCTTTGTGTGCTGTCGTTTAATTTTATTGGGGATGCGCTGCGGGATTTTATGGACCCTCGGACTAGATTGTCGGCGGGGTTGTGA
- a CDS encoding metallophosphoesterase family protein, translating to MLIGVISDTHGLLRPEALVALAEAEHILHAGDVGSVEILDALREIAPVTAIRGNVDVLGACAKLPATEMVELDGTVFYLVHSVHDLDIKPEAAGVNVVVSGHSHKASVETKGGVMYLNPGSAGPRRFALPVTVGLVTVGQGGVKARIVEILNEPE from the coding sequence ATGTTGATTGGGGTAATCTCGGATACGCATGGGCTGCTAAGGCCGGAGGCTCTGGTGGCTTTGGCTGAGGCGGAGCATATTCTTCATGCCGGTGATGTGGGGAGCGTCGAGATACTGGATGCGCTGCGGGAGATCGCTCCAGTGACGGCGATTCGGGGGAATGTGGATGTGTTGGGGGCTTGTGCGAAGCTTCCTGCCACGGAGATGGTGGAGTTGGATGGGACTGTGTTTTATCTGGTGCACTCGGTGCATGATCTGGATATCAAGCCGGAGGCAGCAGGGGTGAATGTGGTGGTGAGTGGGCACTCGCATAAGGCTTCAGTGGAGACGAAGGGTGGGGTGATGTATTTGAATCCGGGGAGTGCTGGGCCGAGGCGGTTTGCTTTGCCGGTTACGGTGGGGCTGGTGACGGTGGGTCAGGGTGGGGTGAAGGCTCGGATTGTGGAGATACTGAACGAGCCCGAGTGA
- the thrC gene encoding threonine synthase — protein sequence MKLQSHHLRCTECGAIITADALNSIFRCPSCNGLYDVLYPWSSPSNGDPAASHASNLPNASALRWLWQERRTSSLPIDQSGVWRFRDLLPIVDNPENAVTLREGNTPLYDLPRCAKIAGIDWLLAKHQGMNPTGSFKDTGMTAALSVAAERNYEWVACASTGNTSAAMAAYAARAGLRSIVFIPEGKIAWGKLSQSMDYGALTIQLKTDFDGCVRILTDLVNRFPIYLLNSVNPYRLEGQKTPAFELLEQLEWQVPEHVIVPGGNLANGSALAKGFTEMHHLGLIPRIPKISIIQAEGANPLFRTIEENGGRELIPVKANTRATAIRIGNPASWRKALRALRTTGGWCEQASEQEIALAKAEIGAEGVGCEPASAVTLAGLKKLVAQGKITREERVVLVLTGHTLKDSTYTIDYHRGELFNEAENAQISPADQTLHAALRKPPIVLEPDSDIVLRELESQMKLTHA from the coding sequence ATGAAACTCCAATCTCATCATCTTAGATGCACCGAGTGCGGTGCCATCATCACCGCCGATGCTCTCAATAGCATCTTTCGTTGCCCCTCCTGCAACGGCCTCTACGACGTCCTCTACCCCTGGTCGTCGCCCTCCAACGGTGACCCCGCCGCCTCCCACGCCAGCAATCTCCCCAACGCCAGCGCCCTCCGCTGGCTCTGGCAGGAGCGCCGTACCTCCAGCCTGCCCATCGACCAGTCCGGCGTATGGCGCTTCCGCGATCTCCTTCCCATCGTCGACAACCCCGAAAACGCCGTCACCCTCCGCGAGGGCAACACGCCCCTCTACGACCTCCCGCGCTGCGCCAAAATCGCCGGCATCGACTGGCTTCTCGCCAAGCATCAGGGCATGAACCCCACCGGCTCCTTCAAAGACACCGGCATGACCGCCGCGCTCTCCGTAGCCGCCGAGCGCAACTACGAGTGGGTCGCCTGCGCCTCCACCGGCAACACCTCCGCCGCCATGGCCGCCTACGCCGCCCGAGCCGGCCTCCGCAGCATCGTCTTCATCCCCGAAGGCAAGATCGCCTGGGGCAAGCTCTCCCAGTCCATGGACTACGGCGCCCTCACCATCCAGCTCAAAACCGACTTCGACGGTTGCGTCCGCATCCTCACGGACCTCGTCAACCGATTCCCCATCTACCTGCTCAACTCGGTGAACCCCTACCGCCTCGAAGGCCAGAAGACCCCCGCCTTCGAGCTCCTCGAACAACTCGAGTGGCAGGTTCCCGAGCACGTCATCGTCCCCGGCGGCAACCTCGCCAACGGCTCCGCGCTCGCCAAGGGCTTCACCGAGATGCACCACCTCGGCCTCATCCCCCGCATCCCCAAGATCAGCATCATCCAGGCCGAAGGCGCCAACCCCCTCTTCCGCACCATCGAAGAGAACGGGGGCAGGGAACTGATCCCCGTCAAAGCCAATACCCGGGCCACTGCCATCCGCATCGGCAACCCAGCCTCCTGGCGCAAGGCCCTACGAGCCCTCCGCACCACAGGCGGCTGGTGCGAGCAAGCTTCCGAGCAGGAGATCGCCCTCGCCAAGGCCGAGATCGGCGCCGAAGGCGTAGGCTGCGAACCCGCCTCCGCCGTCACCCTGGCCGGCCTCAAGAAGCTCGTAGCCCAGGGCAAGATCACCCGCGAAGAGCGCGTAGTCCTCGTCCTCACCGGCCACACCCTCAAGGACTCCACCTACACCATTGACTACCACCGTGGCGAACTCTTCAACGAAGCCGAAAACGCCCAGATCAGCCCCGCCGATCAGACGCTCCACGCCGCCCTCCGCAAACCCCCCATCGTCCTCGAACCCGACTCCGACATAGTCCTACGCGAACTAGAATCCCAGATGAAGCTGACCCACGCATGA
- a CDS encoding glycosyltransferase WbuB: MRILIYGLNYSPELTGIGKYTGEMSSWLAARGHEVRVITAPPYYPAWSIREDYRNTLYRTENAARQNPAEPIVYRTPLYVPAKPTGLKRVLHLASFMLGSLPVIARQLFWQPQIVFTVEPTFFCAPIALLTAQATGASSWLHVQDFEVDAAFDLNLLPAEGPIHALALGLEKLFTQSFTRVSSISRKMVERAVAKGIPASQAILFPNWVDIEAIHPQCCTTPNSFRRELNLEGKIILLYSGNMGAKQGLELLAPLAQSFEHDPRIHFLFCGDGAFRPQLESLVTNHANVTLLPLQPVERLNDLLNAADIHLLPQRAGAADLVMPSKLTGMLSSGRPIIATADEGTQVAHVVNGQSSNEACGIVVPAEAPQALNAAVTTLINNPTLRTQLGANARNYAIQHLGKQQVLEQFERDLRSLI, encoded by the coding sequence GTGCGAATCCTGATCTACGGCCTCAACTACTCCCCCGAGCTAACGGGTATCGGCAAATACACCGGCGAGATGTCCTCCTGGCTAGCCGCCCGAGGCCACGAAGTCCGCGTCATCACCGCCCCCCCGTACTACCCCGCCTGGAGCATCCGCGAAGACTACCGCAACACCCTCTACCGCACCGAAAACGCCGCGCGTCAAAACCCCGCAGAACCCATCGTCTACCGAACCCCCCTCTACGTCCCGGCAAAGCCCACCGGCCTCAAGCGAGTCCTTCACCTCGCCTCCTTCATGCTAGGCAGCCTTCCAGTCATCGCGCGCCAACTCTTCTGGCAGCCGCAAATCGTCTTCACCGTCGAGCCCACCTTCTTCTGCGCCCCCATCGCCCTCCTCACCGCGCAAGCCACCGGTGCTTCCTCCTGGCTCCACGTACAAGACTTCGAAGTAGACGCAGCCTTCGACCTCAACCTCCTGCCCGCCGAGGGCCCTATCCACGCCCTCGCGCTCGGCCTCGAAAAACTCTTCACCCAGTCCTTCACCCGAGTCTCCAGCATCTCCCGCAAGATGGTCGAGCGAGCCGTCGCCAAAGGCATCCCCGCCTCACAAGCCATCCTCTTCCCCAACTGGGTCGACATCGAAGCCATCCACCCACAATGCTGCACCACCCCAAACTCTTTCCGTCGCGAACTCAATCTCGAAGGCAAAATCATCCTCCTCTACTCCGGCAACATGGGCGCGAAACAAGGCCTCGAGCTCCTCGCCCCCCTCGCGCAGTCCTTCGAGCATGACCCACGCATCCACTTCCTCTTCTGCGGCGACGGAGCCTTCCGCCCCCAACTCGAATCCCTGGTCACCAACCACGCCAACGTAACCCTCCTCCCGCTCCAACCCGTCGAGCGCCTCAACGACCTCCTCAACGCCGCCGACATCCACCTCCTCCCCCAGCGAGCCGGAGCCGCCGACCTCGTTATGCCCTCCAAGCTCACCGGCATGCTCTCCAGCGGCCGCCCCATCATCGCCACCGCGGACGAGGGTACTCAGGTAGCCCACGTAGTCAACGGCCAGAGCTCAAACGAAGCCTGCGGCATAGTAGTCCCCGCCGAAGCCCCCCAGGCCCTCAACGCCGCCGTCACCACTCTCATCAACAACCCAACCCTCCGCACCCAACTCGGAGCCAACGCCCGCAACTACGCCATCCAACATCTAGGCAAACAACAAGTCCTCGAACAATTCGAGCGCGATCTGCGAAGTCTCATTTAG
- the trxA gene encoding thioredoxin, which produces MAGQFVTEVNDANFEKDVLQSDQPVLVDFWAAWCGPCRALAPVVDEVASHYQGKLKVMKMDVDANTATPMRYGIRGIPALLLFKGGKVAEQIVGFVPKDTIDKSVIKVLA; this is translated from the coding sequence ATGGCAGGTCAGTTCGTAACCGAAGTAAACGATGCAAACTTTGAGAAAGATGTACTACAGTCCGATCAACCGGTCCTGGTAGATTTCTGGGCTGCGTGGTGTGGCCCCTGTAGAGCGCTTGCGCCCGTTGTCGATGAAGTCGCGAGCCACTATCAGGGCAAGCTCAAAGTCATGAAGATGGATGTCGACGCCAACACTGCAACGCCGATGCGTTACGGCATTCGCGGAATCCCCGCGCTGTTGCTCTTCAAGGGCGGCAAAGTAGCCGAACAAATCGTAGGTTTCGTCCCCAAGGACACCATCGACAAGTCCGTCATCAAAGTTCTGGCGTAA
- a CDS encoding aldo/keto reductase: MSDFLLGNDLPINRLGFGTMRLVNEGAWGEPTDREQMRNLLRRAVALGINFIDTADAYGPFIAEDIIAEALHPYPSNLVIATKGGITRQGPAKAAPCGRAPYLHQCIEMSLRRLRLERIDLYQLHRIDPETPLEESLGKLAELQQQGKIRHIGLSEVTVDQIKQASRIVPIVSVQNKYSIAERKHEAVLEYCEQHNIAFIPWYPLAANRLSGNEALTDFARDRSMTLSQLMLAWLLQKSPVMVPIPGTSSIAHLEENVAAQSLQLTAEDANALEQLDTAPAS; this comes from the coding sequence ATGAGCGACTTCCTCCTAGGCAACGACCTCCCCATCAATCGACTCGGCTTCGGAACCATGCGTCTCGTCAACGAAGGAGCATGGGGCGAACCCACCGACCGCGAGCAGATGCGCAACCTACTTCGCCGAGCCGTCGCTCTCGGCATCAACTTCATCGACACCGCCGACGCCTACGGCCCATTCATCGCCGAAGACATCATCGCCGAGGCCCTCCACCCTTACCCATCCAACCTCGTCATCGCCACCAAGGGAGGCATCACCCGCCAGGGCCCGGCCAAAGCCGCCCCATGCGGCCGCGCGCCCTACCTTCATCAATGCATCGAGATGAGCCTCCGCCGTCTCCGTCTCGAGCGCATCGACCTCTACCAACTCCATCGCATCGACCCCGAAACACCCCTCGAAGAATCCCTCGGCAAGCTAGCAGAGCTACAACAGCAAGGAAAGATCCGCCACATCGGACTCTCCGAAGTCACCGTCGATCAGATCAAGCAAGCCAGCCGCATCGTCCCCATCGTCTCCGTACAAAACAAATACAGCATCGCCGAGCGCAAGCACGAAGCCGTCCTCGAATACTGCGAACAGCACAACATCGCCTTCATTCCCTGGTACCCGCTAGCCGCCAACCGCCTAAGCGGCAACGAAGCACTCACCGACTTTGCCCGCGACCGCAGCATGACCCTCAGCCAACTCATGCTGGCATGGCTCCTGCAAAAATCGCCCGTCATGGTGCCGATCCCCGGAACCTCCTCCATCGCCCACCTTGAAGAGAACGTTGCCGCGCAATCCCTTCAACTCACCGCCGAAGACGCAAATGCCCTTGAACAGCTAGACACCGCACCGGCATCCTAG
- a CDS encoding hemolysin family protein: MLEWLLFRVILVAFFILASSFFVAAEFALVSVRETRIQQLIAIGRPGARTALKLKHSIDEFLPAVQLGVTVAGLALGWIGEPAVADTILHFAEAWFHVLPPHAVIYAHTIAVIIAFSLITYFEVLLGELVPKSLALQRAERIALAVAGPMDVFIRITRPVVNLLNVSAGVVLKLFRAPLRGEGAVHSPEELKLIATATRRMGLLPVFQEEIIHRAIELNHVTVREIMTPRGKIFSLPADMPIEQASARIVEEQHSRVPVYEPANGPENIIGIAYSKDISRLMHFRSVALGLGGKGTTGLTLRQVMREIPVVPETKLAIELLQEFQESRRHIAVVVDEFGSTVGIVTAEDILEQIVGELDDEFDIARPAFLSTTGVMSIDGSTPLRDLGTQLHWAFPREAGVETLAGFLLAHIGHIPNVGESVTYGGRRYTVAEMTGRRISRVTVETIAEPNQPHIESASRELKA, encoded by the coding sequence ATGCTCGAGTGGCTTCTCTTCCGCGTGATCCTGGTGGCCTTCTTCATCCTGGCCAGCAGCTTCTTCGTCGCCGCTGAATTCGCCCTTGTCAGCGTCCGCGAGACACGCATCCAGCAGCTCATCGCCATCGGCCGGCCCGGCGCCCGCACCGCCCTCAAGCTCAAGCACTCCATCGACGAATTCCTCCCTGCCGTCCAACTCGGAGTCACCGTCGCAGGTTTGGCCCTCGGCTGGATCGGTGAACCCGCCGTAGCCGACACCATCCTCCACTTCGCCGAAGCCTGGTTCCACGTGCTTCCCCCGCACGCCGTCATCTACGCCCACACCATCGCTGTCATCATCGCCTTCTCGCTGATCACCTACTTCGAAGTCCTCCTCGGCGAACTCGTCCCCAAGTCCCTCGCTCTCCAACGAGCCGAGCGCATCGCCCTCGCTGTCGCCGGGCCCATGGATGTCTTCATCCGCATCACACGCCCCGTCGTCAATCTGCTGAACGTCTCCGCTGGCGTCGTCCTCAAGCTCTTCCGCGCACCCCTCCGTGGCGAAGGCGCCGTCCACTCCCCCGAAGAGCTCAAGCTCATCGCCACCGCCACCCGCCGCATGGGCCTCCTCCCCGTCTTTCAAGAGGAGATCATCCATCGCGCCATCGAGCTCAACCACGTCACCGTCCGCGAGATCATGACCCCTCGCGGCAAAATCTTCTCCCTTCCTGCCGACATGCCCATCGAACAAGCCAGTGCCCGCATCGTCGAAGAGCAGCATTCCCGCGTCCCCGTCTACGAACCCGCCAACGGCCCCGAGAACATCATCGGCATCGCCTACTCCAAGGACATCTCCCGCCTCATGCACTTCCGCAGCGTCGCTCTCGGCCTCGGCGGCAAAGGCACCACCGGCCTCACCCTACGCCAGGTCATGCGCGAAATCCCCGTAGTCCCCGAGACCAAGCTAGCCATCGAGCTCCTCCAGGAGTTCCAGGAGAGCCGCCGCCACATCGCCGTAGTCGTTGACGAGTTCGGTTCCACCGTCGGCATCGTCACCGCCGAAGACATCCTCGAGCAGATCGTCGGTGAGCTCGACGATGAATTCGACATTGCCCGCCCCGCCTTCCTCAGCACCACTGGCGTCATGTCCATCGACGGCAGCACACCCCTCCGCGACCTCGGCACGCAACTCCACTGGGCCTTCCCGCGCGAAGCAGGCGTCGAAACTCTCGCCGGCTTCCTCCTAGCCCACATCGGCCACATCCCCAACGTCGGCGAAAGCGTCACCTACGGAGGCCGCCGCTACACCGTAGCCGAGATGACCGGCCGCCGCATCAGCCGAGTCACCGTCGAAACCATCGCCGAACCCAACCAACCCCACATCGAATCCGCCAGCAGGGAACTGAAAGCATGA
- the thrB gene encoding homoserine kinase has protein sequence MTATAKLHLRLPATSANLGPGFDALGLAMALYLTIDAETSEAFRIEATGRNADFCASLENNLILTTYTDILTTNNQPVPPLFLRIHNEIPLGMGCGSSAAALLAGVFLASHFGNLNWTGQQILEEAARREGHPDNVAACYHGGMTASAMSGNGVITATCGENLTWNLLLALPSASLATEKARALLPPTYSHADAVANIQNTALLVAAFAQNRKDLLRTAMQDRIHQPYRMEACPLLPRLLPLAGTSGILGVALSGAGPSVLLITDESNPTTLLPLIRQAAEDPTVEILQTTISAGATSLIEQIEKSQLR, from the coding sequence ATGACCGCTACGGCCAAACTCCATCTCCGCCTCCCCGCCACCTCCGCCAATCTCGGCCCCGGCTTCGACGCCCTTGGCCTGGCCATGGCCCTCTACCTCACCATCGACGCCGAGACGTCCGAAGCCTTCCGCATCGAAGCCACTGGCCGCAACGCCGACTTCTGCGCCTCGCTCGAAAACAACCTCATCCTGACCACCTACACCGACATCCTGACCACCAACAACCAGCCCGTACCCCCCCTTTTTCTCCGAATCCATAACGAAATCCCCCTCGGCATGGGCTGCGGATCCAGCGCAGCCGCCCTGTTGGCCGGAGTCTTCCTGGCCAGCCACTTCGGCAACCTGAACTGGACGGGCCAGCAAATACTCGAAGAGGCCGCACGCCGAGAAGGCCATCCCGACAATGTAGCCGCCTGTTATCACGGCGGGATGACGGCATCGGCAATGTCAGGAAATGGCGTAATAACAGCAACATGCGGAGAAAACTTAACCTGGAACCTCCTGTTAGCTCTACCCTCCGCCAGCCTTGCCACAGAGAAGGCCAGAGCACTCCTCCCCCCGACCTATTCCCACGCCGACGCCGTAGCCAACATCCAGAACACCGCTCTCCTCGTAGCCGCCTTCGCCCAAAACCGCAAAGATCTCCTCCGCACCGCCATGCAGGACCGCATTCACCAGCCCTACCGCATGGAAGCCTGCCCCCTGCTTCCCCGCCTTCTTCCCTTAGCCGGAACCTCAGGCATCCTGGGCGTTGCTCTAAGTGGAGCCGGCCCGTCAGTCCTCCTCATTACAGATGAATCCAACCCAACCACCCTGCTCCCACTCATCCGCCAGGCCGCAGAAGACCCCACCGTCGAAATCCTTCAGACCACCATATCCGCCGGGGCGACCAGTCTCATAGAGCAGATAGAGAAGTCACAACTACGGTAA
- a CDS encoding tetratricopeptide repeat protein translates to MGVLNHFFSPWGLLLQGLAIVHFIRRRPDNYWIFIILFLGPVGATIYLFVEALPDIGLVGHSFKHFSRRKRIGQLEAAIRDNPSAGNYEELGDLYMDDGSLQSARAAFDKAIAARANTLDPFYRRGVCAIELGDAVAALPDLERAVGEDPDHDFHRAAGLLAHAYAQTGQKEKAEALFRRVTIISTSSETYLNFADMLASEGRNSEAREWAQKVLDKKPTMPGYLRRRERRWFRSANAMLKRLPV, encoded by the coding sequence ATGGGCGTGCTGAACCACTTCTTCTCCCCGTGGGGCTTGCTGCTCCAGGGATTGGCGATAGTCCACTTTATTCGGCGTCGACCAGACAATTATTGGATTTTCATCATTCTGTTCCTTGGCCCAGTCGGTGCAACAATCTATCTTTTTGTCGAAGCGCTTCCCGATATTGGTCTCGTAGGCCACTCATTCAAGCATTTTTCCCGCCGGAAGCGTATTGGCCAACTCGAAGCTGCGATTCGTGACAATCCATCGGCTGGGAATTACGAAGAACTGGGCGATCTTTACATGGACGACGGCAGTCTCCAGTCGGCGCGAGCAGCGTTCGACAAAGCCATCGCCGCCCGCGCCAATACGCTTGATCCTTTTTATAGGCGCGGTGTTTGTGCCATCGAGTTAGGCGATGCCGTAGCGGCGTTGCCTGATCTGGAACGAGCGGTCGGCGAAGATCCCGACCATGATTTTCATCGTGCAGCTGGACTGCTCGCCCACGCCTACGCGCAGACCGGACAAAAAGAAAAAGCCGAAGCGCTCTTCCGTCGTGTAACGATCATATCGACCTCGTCGGAGACTTACTTAAATTTCGCGGATATGCTGGCGTCCGAAGGGCGCAACTCCGAAGCACGTGAATGGGCGCAAAAAGTACTCGACAAGAAGCCAACGATGCCCGGCTACCTGCGTCGTCGAGAGCGGCGGTGGTTCCGTTCCGCAAATGCAATGCTAAAACGACTTCCTGTGTGA